Below is a genomic region from Helianthus annuus cultivar XRQ/B chromosome 2, HanXRQr2.0-SUNRISE, whole genome shotgun sequence.
AAACCAAAAGGtagtttgttattttgatttattatttttttctcttGAAATATGGAAAGTGAGTTGTAACCCACGTGGGTTCACCAGCATATCAATATTttctattttatttgttatttaagaTTTAGCTCTGGTAAGTAACATATTATTATTCAATTTAACTTTGATAACTAACACATTATTATTCAATTAGTTTTATACTATTTAATCAACTATTCATCagtttattaattaatatattatttattatttaatcaaTTTATTATCTTTTAGCTTATTCATTTCTTTATTTTCATATGGAGCTTATTAATTATAACAACCTTTTATCATAAGTCATGTATCTTTTAAACTATATAAATGCCAAATAATGTTATTCTCCGTCATACGCTTTATTGTAGAGATTATTTAGTATTAAAAAACCTTAAATACTTTAACAAATACACTAAATTAAAGTTCGTAATGAATTAATATACTAAATTAAAGTTCGTGATGAATTACCAGTACATATAAGAAGATAAAATAACTTATGTTAGGACTCACTTGAACTGAGCCAAAAACTTTTACGTTCACTGTATGAAATTGAAGCTTCTAAAATAGTGACTTCATACAAATAAAGTATTGGATCGGCCATTGAGTATACAATAAGAAGTTGCTCTGTTTTATAAATATACGGtaaaaaaaattaggatacccctgaaattttcttctagttccgccactgttaTGGGGTGTTATTTTCGAGAAAAAATGTTTCCGgggttttaattaaaacgcttgTACCATTGTTGACCAACCAATCACCAACCACAACGGCTAGTTAACggctagttgatttatttatttatttttttaaacctttttcccatatatatatatatacaaacacaaCCAAAACTCATTCATTTTCAACCAAAACTCTCTAAAAAATACAACCATTATATAAAAAACTTGATGGATTCTCCTAGTTCTTCATCCATGGTAAATTTTTACTACAATGAGTATTTTGCGGATGGCGATGGTTCGACGGATGAGTAGcttgagcaagaggcggttacgagtgcTTGTCAACTAGCGGTGAGATATGTCAAGCATTCTCTTCGCCCCCAAGCAGAAACAAATAAAAGTGGTTATATTGAACGAGACCGACGCGCGGCACACGATCGTTTGATGAAAGATTATTTTGATGAGGCGCCGACATTTTTGAACGAATTTTTTAGGCGTCGTTTCCGAATGAGTAAGCGGTTGTTTCTACGCATAGTCGACGACTTGGAAGCCTTTAAACAAAAACCGAATGCGAGAGGGGCACTTGGATTTACCGGTATCCAAAAGTGTACGTCGGCGTTACGAATCCTTGCTTATGGTAACATtaccgacatcaacgacgagtatctaaaaatggcggagaaaacaacacgagacagcttggagcatttttgtcgcggtacaattcttatactttacttttatttttttttttttaaaaaacgaCGAGTATGTTtacaattgttttttttttgaagcTTATGTTTgtctatatttttttataaaggtataatTGATGTGTACTGTGCGCGTTATCTTAGAACGCCCACATGGGACGACCTTCAAAAGATCTACGAGGTACATAATGCTGAGCATGGTTTGCCTGGTATGATCGGGAGCATAGATTGCATGCATTGGCGTTGGGATAACTGCCCGACTGCATGGCGAGGCCAACACACACGTGGTGACCAAAAAGGACCCACTATTATTCTTCAGGCGGTTGCTTCacaggacctttgggtttggtcggcttactttggcgtggtcgggtcatgcaatgatatcaatgtttttgaacaatctccgttgttagaggagtggatttctggcaaagctccaaaagcgtcgttttacgcaaatggaaactactaccctcatggatattatttgagcgacggaatttatcctaggtattcgattttcgtgaagacgtatagtgatcctattgatgaaaaaagagcatactttaaaaaggttcaagagtcttcacgaaaaggcattgagagatgctttggggttcttaaacaacgctggtaatatttgagaaatccttgtcgtgcatggagcaagcaaaaaatgagagatgctatgtacgcttgtataatcatgcacaacatgattttggaagacgaaggaaagACGATATGCCAGAATTATGTGCCAGAAGCCGTTGAAGAGGAGCATCCACAGGCGacaatggaagaaagagtgaataATGCGCGAGAGTCGCAttacgaaccgtaccattcccagttaatggttgatttggtACACCACGCATGGTTGGTTCGGTATGTACCACCTGAGGGAGAGGAAGAAACGGAGGACGAGGAAGACGAAGTTGGCGAGGGTGAAGAAAGCGAAGACGAAAActagtgtttttttttgtttttttaatttaatcggatatttttttttatttatagtattgtattttttttaatttaatgaagtatttaaagttaaaaaaaaataattgtgaaatgattgaatgggggttattggcataatgccccactacgccacttttgctataatgccccaacgctgactaggatgccacgtgtcgaataatgccccaacGCTGACTACGCtgactacacatggtctaaataTGGGCTAGACCCAGTGTGGTATTTGGGCATCAATGAAACCCAGCCCAATCTATGGCCCGGTCTATTCGAGAGTAATCAATCAACCATCCACTACTAGTCGATCAAGAACAGTCACCTCGTCTAGATCTTTCCGTCTACAGGCGACGGAGAACGATGACGATGTTTCACTTCTTCAACTGTGCTATCTTAACCTTCGGACCTCACGCCGTCTATTACTCCGCTACTCCTCTGTTAGTCTCCGTTTCTTCTTCCACAATTCacttcatttcatttcattacgATGCTTTAACATTCACtgatagatagatatagatgCGATTTCTTCGTTTTAAGTTTTTATTCGTACGAATTTTATAGATCAGTTGACCTAATTTCGATATGATGAGCATCAATTTGTGCTTAATGTTGTAGCTGTAACTTCACATCTGCTGATAGATATAgatgagatttgttcattttaaCTTTGTGTTCGAACGAATTTTGTAGATCAATTGACCTAATTTCATTATGATGAACATCAATTTGTGCGTAATGTTGTAGCTGTAACATCAGCTGATAGATGTAGATGAgattttttcatttttaagctgTATTACTTGACCTAATTTCGTTACGATGAACATGAAATTTTTGTTTAATGTTGTAGCGGTGACATCCGTTAATATATATGGATGAGATTtgtttattttaagtttgtgTTTGTATGAATTTTGTAGATCAGTTGACGTAATTTTATTACGATGAGCATCAAATTTGTGCTAAATGTGTAGCTGTTATATCAGCGGATAGATGTAGATTATATTTGTTCATTTTAGGTTTGTGTTTGTACTTCATATGAATTTTGTAGATCAGTTGACGTAATTTTATTACGATGAACATCAAATTTGGGCTAATTGTTGTAGCTGTAACATAGTTATTTGtgagatttgttcatttaaaGATCAGTTGATGTAATTTTATTACGATGAACATCAAATCTGTGCTGTATGCTGTAGGTTTAACATCCGCCGCTGATGGATATAGATGAGATTTATTCATTTTAAGTTGGTGTTCGTACGAATTTTATAGATCAGTTGACGTAATTTCATTATGATGAACGCTAAATTTGTGCTAAATGCTGTAGCTGTTACATCCACTGATAGATATAGATGAGATTGATGAGATTTATTCATTTTAAGTTGGTGTTTGAATGAATTTTATAGATCAGTTGACGTAATTTCATTATGATGAACGCTAAATTTGTGCTAAATGCTGTAGCTGTTACATCCATGATAGatatagggtatgtttggcaaaagtagctggtggctggaggCTGGTAGCTGATAGCTAGTAGcagtagctttttagatatatttggtgtttggcagagtaactgaagcttttaataaaatgtataaaatgaccaaaatggacataactaaaaattttaaaagtttgtgcattaaaaagttcattatctttagaggttaaaatagtcattttttctctaaaagcttgtagctccttctaaacgctactagtaggagcgttcaatcaaaagcttcaagctcctaacctaaaagcttcaagctccttcaGCCAAACAAAGCTTTTTATTAAATAGGAGTTTTTTCTTAAAAGGTTAAAGCTAGAAGCttctaaaagctccatgccaaacatacccatagatgagatttgttcattttaaGTTTGTGTTCGTAGGAATTTTATAGATCAGTTGAACAAGGGTGATTGATTTGATTCGTTTATTAACTTCTGGAGTTTTGGATATTGCTGTTGGGAGATTTTGTTAACCATTTTGACTAATGATTAAAAAAGTTGCTGATCTGGTGTTGTTTCTAATAATTAATTGGCCTAATGTCGTTACAATGAACATCAAATCTGTGCTAAATATTGTAGCTGTGACGTCCGCTGATAGATTTAGAtgagatttgttcatttaaaGTTTGTGTTCGTACGAATTTTATAGATCAGTTGAACAACTGTGATTGTTTCGATCCGTATATTAACTTTTGGAGTTTAGGATCCTTGTTGTTAGGAGGCTTTTGTTAATCATTTGAACTGATAATTAAAAAAAGTTGCTGATTTGGTGTTGTTTATACTGCAGATCTGAGTACGATACACTTGGCACTTCTGTCAAAACTGCTGTTGTTTATCTCGTGACAGCGTTGGTGAAGGTATTATCTGCTGTGTGATTTCAATAGCTTGTTAATTACTCTGAATTTATGATCACgataatatttataatttatcTGTTCGCTGATTGTGCCATTTATATCGATAATTTACAGCTTGTTTGCTTAGCTACATTTCTTAAGGTGTCTGAAAGTGATGTTTTCGATCCCTCCCAGGTAATAtttgtttactttttttttcattttagtgATTTGGTAATAATGTTATGATGTCTGTCACTCCATGAATTACGTTAAGTAGTTACTGacaaggtttaaaagaacggaaatGAGTTTCGACTTTCGAGGCGTTTTCcattcgcctcacgaggcgtaagcctcgaggcgaaacgaGACGTAAGGCCGAGacggtattaataaataaatataaaaattatatatattataaaaataataatactaactaatttcatcatcagattcatcaaaatcatcaagaACACACTTAAAAAAGGGGTTGTTAGATTTTATCATCCCCAAGTATTGGCTATTGGCTGCTGCCACCCCCAaatatcactttgacgcccgtcacccccaacttaacacttagtgtatTCTGTCACCAAGTCGAActaatcactaacttttgatcctgttactatacttttgggggggtgtcatagggatcttaggaaggttttagggatcttaggacaccccgaaagtatagtaacatgatcaaaagttagtgatcagtaaACGGCTTGGTGaatggtgacagaacacactaagtgttaagttgggagtggtgggcgtcaaagtgatagttggggttGCCaacggccaatagccaatagttaggggtgataaaatccaataacccttaaaaaagacatgaaatgcttgaaattgacaaAAAGTTAAAAACAGCTATCAAAATCCCCTGAGGTGCAGCTTTCTTAGCGTCTCAACCCCTCTGAGGCGCATATACATTAAAAACACCATGAGGCGCGACCCAGACTCGTTTTTTGGCCGTTTCTTCTCGAGGCGCGCCTTGAGGCGCATACCTCaaacgttttttaaaaccatggttacTGAACAGTTTTTGTCAGCTAGTGTTCTTAATCTTCCAACCTTTATCAAGTAATTTGACTAATTAAGTGATAAAAACTTTTCACGGACGTTTTTGTTGTTTCAAGACACGTGTATTGTTTAATGTTGGTTttggatttatttatttactgattACTGTTATAGTTTTCATGTTACTGATGCATTGGTTTAGAGTGCAAATTTAGTATGTTTGTCCTTGTGGCCATTATTTACGTTACTTAAGTTTAAACACATTATACctgatatttttttttattgtgaATAGGAATTGTTGAAAGCTTTGATTGGTTTTATAGATGTTGCAGGGCTTTACTTTGCCCTGACCCAATTAACTCACAGAAACATCTCTCAAAATCATAAGTTCCAGGCAGTTGGACTTGGTGAGTGATTATAACTTATTTACTTCTTACTAGTTTTTCACCCACCGCGCGTTGCGGCGATGCCGTACGCAATGTAATAAATTATAGACTACAACCCGACTCGTTTCCGAATTATATTTACATTGAAACGTAGAGTAATCCGAATCCATACCGTTGAATGGAAATGTATTATGTTTGACCcaacttgtttccaaacaaaatttacgtcgaaacgtagactagctcaaaacgtacataaaatataGATGTGCGGTGGCGTCATACGCGACATGATAAAGTATAGACTGCAATTGACCAGACTCGTTTCCGAACTAAATTTATGTCGAAACGTATGGTAACTCAAATTTATAACtgaatgaaaacgtattatatttgacccgatttgtttccaaacaaagtttatgtcaaaatgttgtCCAActcaaaacatacataaaaataaaacattttataattgacccgacttgtttccaaacaaaaaATACGTTAAAGCATAGacgaactcgaatttataccgacacatacataaaaataaaaacgtaaaaaattagGTTTAGGGTAAAATTCGATAGGGGTAGAATACGACCATTGATTTTAAGGTTATattaatgttttttattttattttattttatttatttattattattattattttttttgtgaaAACTGATCGTAGGTTTTCAGAATTGTAAACTGGCTTCACCCTTCATTCATTTTATTACTTTTGGTTGATTATCTTTTTTATAGTTATTGTATATGTGCGTACTTGCAGGATGGGCTTTTGCTGATTCCGTTTTGCATAGGTTGGCACCCCTTTGGGTGGGTGCGAGAGGACTTGAGTTTACTTGGGATTACATCCTGCAAGGTCTTGAAGCAAATGCAAATCTGGTACGTTGAGTTTTCTCTCACAATTTAAGCTGGATTATAATAAGCTATAAATATAGGGATTAATATATTATGCTTTGAATGTCCGATTATTTGGGGATTGAAAACTGAATAAGCTGTTTAATACCAAGTGCAATATCTAAGGCTATCTGAAATTACCAATTCATCATTTCCTTAAATAATCAATAATTTGTGAAACACTTAATTATAGTATTATACTACTATTGCAACTTTATATTAAAAGCACATTCAAATACCATCTTCTATGGACCGTTTTTGCGATATCCATACTtcataaaccatttttataatgTAATTCCAATCGTTTCTTTGTTTTCTTAAAAATGGTCCTACTTTTGAGAAATTACGCATATGGTTCCAAATGTTTGCTCACCGGTCATGCTTTTGAGTGTCTAATTTTGACGTTAAGCTTTTTAACTCCCAAAATCAGCCTTTTGATGCATCAAATGAGTTTGATCACCTGCTATATAGATTTTGAGGTTGAACCACACTTATGGAAGTATCCAACTTTGATCAGTTTAGTTGATTAGTTTGCTAAAGCGTCATTTTGGGTGAATTAGTCAAAATTACCATTTTCTCCACAATTACTTCTTGGTTGCTCGTCCAAATAAATTAAATtcataattttaatcaattagtGATGATTATAAGTTTACAACCCAATTCAATTCAACTTAAAAATGAGCAAACATAGGCAATACTCTAAACTTTAACAGGACACATGCTCATATAAACCCTTACAACATAGTGGACTGGCATAATGTCATATTGTCACACCATATGTTCGACTGTGATAGACACGGCTTTGTATCAATTTCTTACATAAATGTGTGACATCAAAGCGTCAGTTCTAAAAAATATTTTGAAATACACAACTATGTATTAACATTAACAGTCATTTGATGCTCAGTGGAAAATGGAAACTTCTTTCTTTTAGCATATATGCAGGAGAAGGTTATGTAAGAAATGACACGTAATCGATCACAATTTCCAGATTTTTTTtatagagttaactgccattatcgtccctgtggtttgtccaaCTACGCCGGTCCtggccaaatttcaaatttgtaccattGTCGTCCCTAATATTCTTGAAACATGCCAATTCTCTCCGAAAAACTAAGGTTGAGTCGaataattggacaaaccacagggacgaaaatgacaattaACTCATTTTTTTGGACGAAAATGAAATATGGTCTGAACTAGCATAATTGGACAAGCTACATGAACGAAAATGGCGGTTAACTCTTTTTTGTATTAGAAAGCTTACCCATTTTCCAAACCAAAACTACCAAACAAGTTCTAATAGTTATATATGGCGTGTCTAAGCTATAAACATCATAAATTTCGAGATTTTATACGTTGATTTGATTTAAAAAACCTACTATAAACTTCCAAATTTGAAAGGAGTCCAGAAGTTTAAGAATGGCAAATTGGTAGCAAGAGTTTTTCACGTATGTTTAATATAGGCTTTGAACACTAATACTGGATGTTTACGCTTTTTTCCTTAGTTCTGACATTTTAGGAATTTTGGTTCAGTTTTCCCAATAAACGGAAATGCATCATTGTTATTTGAAATAAAATATTCCCAAAAAAATCTATCGAAATTGGGATTGTGCAGTTTTCTACCTCTACTAGATTCTCATTAAATGAACGGAATTCGTTGGGTTTCTTTTAAGATTTAATGAATTCATTTCACAGTGTTGCCTTTGCCGGATGGATGTTGGTTTACCGTTTACATGAAAACATGTTTCATAAAAATAAGATTTCTTGTAAAACAAGTTAAAACTTGCATCTGAAAGTTTAAAATTGGGTTCTAAATTAAATAAAACCCTCAATCTTTAAGCTCTACACAATTATTTTAGAACAATTTTGAGTGGATGGAAGCTTTATGGTAAAACAAGGATGTTGAGGCCCATGTTTTATTTCTTGTTTTCATTtcaccttgaccgaaccacgtaaatttcACGTTCTTTATTTTCTTgcttttgtgtgtgtgtgattgtgATTCCGCTGTGTGTTGCTCTGTTCGATACCTAACAAAGGATAGGAAGAAAGGTAGCCCGGCATACATTTTGGACGTAATTGCATCATTTTTTAAACCGGTTTGTTATCAAAACTGATGCACTTCCCCCCGAAAATGATGCATAATGGTGAATCAATACCGCAACGTTATAGAGCTTTTGCATCAATGTATTAAGTTATAGCACCATTTCTATAGCGTCCAAAAAAAGGTGTAAAATGTGCTTTTTACACCTTTTACCGAAAATCATCCTCAtcctgtgtgtgtgtgtgtagggaGTGAGACTGAGAGTTCATTACAGAACCAATTTTAAGGAGGCAACTGAACCACACTAACACTTGTATTTTTTGCTTTAACTATGATGCATAAAACGGCTATGTAGCCGCTTGCCTAGCTCTCATACAAGCGCATTACGCGATTCTGCGGTTCTGTACTTGAAATAAAAGAACATTGCATAATGTAGTTCTTGCTGTTTCTCATCATACATGTATCGTATTCTTTCATCGATATGAGCTTAGAATGGTGTGGTTTTGACTAAAACAGATGTTGAGTCTATCACTTGCTGCATTGGGATCTTTGATGTGGCTAAGGAAAAACAAGCCCAAGACATTGATTCCAATCATCTATGCATGTGCAGGTTTTGTGGCAACAATGCCTTCCATCACAAGGtactgttttattattattttttaattaaattaaattaaattaaattaaccAGTGTAATAATGTTTATTATTGCAGCTATCTGAGGTGGGGATTAGGATGGCATCTACCAGAAGTTGTAGGTTTTCAACTGTTCACCTCCTTGACTATGGCATTAGTCAGCTGGCAACTCTTCTCTGCTTGTCAGAAACCATCAGCTTGATATGATTTAAAATAAGATTAGAAGAGGATCCATGTTTTGATTAAGGACTATTCTTGTAGAAACTGACATGAAATTCATCTACGGATTACGAGAAATTGTTTTCCAAGTTTTTCTCTATATTATTTCGCCGGTTTTTATAGTTCTGGACCAACTGTGGTTTTGAAAATTACGTAGGTTGGCCAGACTAACtggttttagtggttttaaccattgATTTTTCTTCAAAGTTGTTACTTGTATTAGAACTAAAATGGCTCATAAATATAATACATAtcatattatattaataaaaaagtATAAATAAAGGTAGTTAACAACTAACTCTTAAGGCCAATCATTGAAATTGAAACCAAATCGTGAAAATCCCAAACCAACTGGCTTGCTTTAGGTTAGTTGGTTTGTTTGGTCTGTTTAATGACACTTGTGCTAAATCATTTTGATCaaagtttatatgtcaaaagttataTGTTAATAAAAAGCTAAATCAAAGGTGCAAGTCGAAACTTAATTACATGACAAGAAATTTCTACATTCGGAACAACCTCCAAGCATAAACAAATAACTAGATGTAGTCGATCTTGTATacatgaaattaaaaaaaaaacactaaaaacaatTTGATAATTTAtcaaagagtaaactgcaattttaccctctGTGGTTTAGgtcaattggcactctgacccccaatgaaataattgcaatttaccCCCCAACGTTGATGTTATGTCGCAAGTTTACCCCCCAGCGTCAAATTtattaacagatctgttaactttAATGTGAAATGACTATCTTACCCTTTAGTATTACCCCCCAACGTTCTTGTTATGTCGCACAATTACCCCCCACTGGTAAATTACTAAATTATCCTTTCTTATTACCCCCTATACTCTGTGTTAAGCAACAATATTACCTCCTGCAACTTCCAAAACCCTTCCCGCCAAAAAAGTTTGACCACCCAAAGTCAACTACACATGGAAATTAACAAGAAATCTGATTAAACACTTCACAAAATCAAAATTGTACACTCAGACATTTGGCATTTGGCTCCATGTTTGGCTGCACACTCAAAATTGTAATGTTTGGCTACCAAAATTGTAATTAACAAGAAATCCGATTAAGCACACTCACATTCAGACATTGTAATTAACAAAATCTGATTTAACACATACGCATGATCAAAATCAGTTTAAACACCCCTATCAGTCTCTTCTCTTATGGCTGCTGCTGTTATGAGCAGCAGCTAATAACAGCAAATAGTTTAAACAGGTTGTTGACAACAGGTTAATGCTTAAACAAAATCAGTTGAAACAGGTTATGAAACAAAATCAGTTTAAACAGGTTGTAGACAACAAACAACTGCCCAATCTCTCCTTATATACTGATTAGCAGCAGCTAATAACAGCAAACAACTGCCCTAACAACTGATTAACAAACTTATTACAAAAATGACACTATGCAGAAATTACAGATCTGCTGATCAATCTGATTAACAGGACTTATGCCCTAACATCTGTATGATCATATATGGACTAACCACTGTCATCAAATGGAGATCTAACCTGTGTATGATAATAAAATTTACTAACCACTGTCATCAACTGCACATTTTGATCCTAAGTGCTGCACATTTTGATCAAATGGACATCTAACCACTGTCATCAACTGCAAATATTCAACAACTAACATGCTGCACATTTTGATCAAATGGACAAAATGTAATCCTAATCAAATAtcaaaacatcaaacatcatactTCTGGGATTAAACAGCATTTTCATCAACATACAAAATGATGGATTAAACATCATTTTCATCAACATACAAAATGATGATTGTCTAACTTGCTAAGCTGCTGCAAATGTTATCCTACTTCAAAGTTAAGTTAACCTACAAAATACACATTACTATTCCTACATAACTACTAACTTATCATCCGCTCAACTCTCCGGTGGATAATGGAAGTTGAGGACAGGCCTACCAAACATGGAGACCACCATGTGGAACACCACTGATGAGCTTGATAGGCTCATCGTCAGGTCAACTGtaaaaaaaacaccaaacatcACAAAATTAACAAGGAAATCAGATTCAATCAAACTAACAGTGAACCAAATCCGACCCTGTTTAACATGAGACTCAATCAGACACAAATCTGACCCTAACCCTGtttatctatactactttataaaacatatccaaaggacttcttaaagTCCATAAAAATTCCATTAAAACACcattaaagcatgatgtacaatcCTCTAAAGCACAACATAATTTGGTTTTCCTATTCTACCCTCACTCACAAAACAAGGCGGAGAACAAAACCACGTTATCAGCTCATTAGGGTTTCTGTCTTTCACATCCGCCccatttcttctctctctctctcaccagGCGATAACCCTTGATCGATGGATTTCACTGCCGAATTCACTGGATCGACGGATTTCACCTGCGAATCCACATCTCAGGTACCATCTGTTAAACCTTATCGGCATTTTTGGTTTGTTGTTTGACTTAGATCTgtaaattttagggttttttctCCGGCTATGACCCTAGATCGATGGTTTTTTCTGTCGAATCCACATCTCAGGTACCATCTTTTTAACCTTATTGGCATTTTTGGTTTGTTATTTGACTTTGATCTGTAAATTTTAGGGTTTCTTTCTCCAGCGATGACCCTTGAGCGATGGATTTCACCGGCGTTTTCAAATCTCAGGTAACATCTTTTTTACCTCTCGGCATTTTTGGTTTGAA
It encodes:
- the LOC110920324 gene encoding transmembrane protein 147, which encodes MTMFHFFNCAILTFGPHAVYYSATPLSEYDTLGTSVKTAVVYLVTALVKLVCLATFLKVSESDVFDPSQELLKALIGFIDVAGLYFALTQLTHRNISQNHKFQAVGLGWAFADSVLHRLAPLWVGARGLEFTWDYILQGLEANANLMLSLSLAALGSLMWLRKNKPKTLIPIIYACAGFVATMPSITSYLRWGLGWHLPEVVGFQLFTSLTMALVSWQLFSACQKPSA